GAGCTGGAGGTGGGGGAGCCTTCCATACAGACAGCCCCCACCCAGAGGGAACTGGGTGCTCCCAACACCCTTACAGGCTGCTCTCCGGAGGTGGGGGGGGGTCTTCACCACGGACAGCCCCCACCCAGAGGGAAAAAGGAGCTCCCAGCAGCCTCATTGGCTACTCTCCCTCTATTCTTTGCACCCCAGTGCATACTTGGACCCCAATCCCACACCTTGGGGACAGTTCCCTTTTCCCTCAAGACCTGGTCCCCACGTTACCCACACCTCAGCCCTTCATAGCTAGAGGGCTTCCCCCCTTATGCGGCCACCCCATTCTGAACCCATCCCCAATCCCACTGCTCTCAGACCTAGACCTCACAACTCCCCACACACTGGGCTCCCGGCACACTCTCACTCCCACCCGCAGGCATTCTGGGGGCCCCTCCACCCTTCTCAGGGGGTCTGCGCTCCTGGTCCCCGGCTGCTTACCTCAATGGAGGTGACACCGGGCTCCCGGCCCACCAGGACGCGGCCGCCCTCCAGCGAGGCTACACGCGGGTCCAGCACGCGGGCATGTGGCGCCACAAGGTGGGACACGTCCAGCAGCCAGTTGGGGCCAAGCAGGTGCGTGAGGCGGCGGCCGCCGTCCAGCGGGTGGGCAGCGAAGGGGGCGAGGAAGCGCACACCGGCGCGCTGGTACTGCAGGTGGCAGCCACGGGCGCGCCGCTCGGTCTCATCTGCCGCCTCTGCGGCGGGTTCCGCAGGCCTGCAGGGCGGGGAGGCCGGAACTGGCTGTCAGCGCTGCCCGGCCCCAGCCTGCCCAGGGCCCAGCTGCTGAAGATCCCCAGCTCCTCCCCGGCGGCTCCTAATCGCCAGCGGCTCCTGTTTCTCAAAGGCAGACATCCGCCCCTCTTGGGGTCAGGCCCTTCGACCCCCAGCCCACTCCGGACCGGCGCTGTGCCTCGATCTCTGCTCTTGCTCTCAAGTGGACCCCAGGGGAGACACTCTCTTTCGGGGACCCTGGGGGCGCTCTCTCTGAAGGGCCTGGAAGCTAGATTCCTTGCCCTGGGTTTTGGGGAGCCCCCTCCAAAGGTGTTCGTTTCGTGAACTCTGTGTTAGGCTCTGGGGGTACAGCAGTGACCAGCATAGACAGACCCCGGCTTCAAGGGGCTGACATTCTCGGGGGAGGAGCGTGGAAAGGATGGACAGGCAACATTAACCAGTACTGATGTAGATTAGGAAGTGGAGGGTGCTACGGGAGAaatgaggcagggaaggaggaggatgCGGACGtcagcaatttcacagaaagctgtCATTGGTTGGGCGGTccagggtggaggtgggcagaaAGAACTGCAAGCAACGCGGCAGTTTTTCAGACCCCGACTTGGGCCCATGGCTGTGTCCCCTGCACCCTCTCCGTCCCAGTGTGACTTGCCAAGGCCTGCCAGCTTCCTCAGGCCTCCACTCACCCTTCGGCAGAGCTAGGTACCCTCCAGCCGCGGACCTGCTCGAGCGTGGTGTCGGTGAGCTCGATGCGCAGTGGTAGCAGTGGGGCCCACACTGTCAGCCGCAGCGAGGCCCGGAGCCGGCGCCACCAGAAGTCTACCCGCACCCCCCGGGCGCCCCGGCTCTCCTTGCCAGCCACGAACACGGCATCACAGGCCTCAGACACCTGTGGAAGGGCAGAGGGCAGGCGGGCGGGCTAAGCCACTAAAGATAGGTGTGAGGTTGGGCccggtgggtggctcatgcctgtggtcccagcactctgagaggccgaggtgggtggattgcttgagtccaggagtttgaggccagcctgggcaacatggcaaaaccccctctctacaaaaaatacaatacatcagccaggggtggtggcacgtgcctatagtcctagctactggggaggctgaggtgggaggatctcttgagcctgggaagctgagactgcaatgagccggACTGtatcattgcattccagtctggggacagagtgagactctgtctcaaataaataaataaatagattaaaagaaaaaaaaaaaaaaggcatgggcCAGAAGAGAGCAGCCTGGACCTCAGGCCATAGGATGGGCTCCCACTGAGTTCGGCTCTGTGTCTCACGGGAATGCATGTTGCAGCAGGACTGTTGGTTAAGCCCCTGTTCTTTGTGTAAGATTTTACTGTAGGGGCCATTCCTTGAGTTTCCCTGGGGCTCAGTCAGGGGAACTGGCCACTGCATACCAGTCTGCCTCCTGGCAGAGCAGGGGTGTGAACCCAAAACTTTGGCTCCTGATTCGTGCTGGCCTTTGACATTGCTCTTGGAGCCCCCTGGCAGCCAGCTACAGCCAGGTAGGCAGAGGTGGGGCAAAGCAGATCTCCCCACCAAGGCCCTCCAGCAGGAACCACACACATTTGAGCAAAGGGCGCTACAAGTGGGGAAAGGCACCTTCTCCCTTCAGGTGGCTGCGATTTGCATACATGCAGGCTCCATGCTTCCCCTGTTAGAACTTCAAGATAGAAAGTTCCTCTacccaccccccttttttttgctTCACAATcaccagaaataataataataatttttaccaTTGTATAATTATTACATCATATTACAACAGCAATAGGCGCCATCGTTTCAGCCCCTGCTGTCTGCTGAATACTGTCTTAAGGtgcttttaattctttcaacaaCCCAAAGATATGTTCCCATTTTAAAGTTTAGGGaacgaggctcagagaggttaggagaTCAGCCCACGATCACACAGCTGGTTGACAACAAGAATGTGTTTCAAACTAAAACTTTCTGATCACAAAGTACGTGCTCTCAACTCTCAGGCCAGCTCACCTGCCAGTGCAATAATGAGCATGAAAGTGTCTAAGGTTGGGGGACTGTTAGGGTTACTTGGCTCCTACTTGATTTGGGAGAGAGGTGGCTGGAACAAAAGAAGTTGAAGCTGTGGTTCCTCCCATGAGGTTTCTGGTCTCAAGAAGAAGCTGTTCTCTTGGGGACCCAcatgaggaaggaggaaaggggtgTATGTGTAACTGTGCCCACACAAATGCAGACTCACATGAGCTGGGTACCTACCACTCACCTGCAGGACCTGCGTGTTGGCCGACTCGCAGCCGACATGCTCTGTCACCTCCACCAAGGCCCCTCCGCCGTCCACAGTGACAAGGCGCACGGGGACATGCTGGGGCACTCCAGTCAGTGGTGCTGTATTCACCAGCTCCTCAgcctgggggtggaggaggggctcAGCCCCAGGTCCCTGAGCTCACGGGCTCCTGGGACTTGGCCTCCAGCCTTCCCCGGCAGAGATGGAGGTCTCCTTACCTTGGCCAGTGGGATAAGGGCTCTGATGTCTCGCTCTGACACCAGGATTTCCCACACCATTTTGTCCTTCTCTGCTTCAGGGGCCTGGCCGGGGTACTCCAGCTGCCACGTGACGGGGCGAGTGACCGCTACGCCCCCACCAGTGCTATTCTCCACCACGAAGTCCACCCACAGGAACTCAAACAGTTCAAGGGGACTGCCggtcaaaagagagagagaagccaagtGCTTGCTAGCTGCCAGGTATGGCCTCAACTGTTCCTACATTCATGATTATCCCAATTTTAcacaggagaaaactgaggcacagaggttaTATAGCTCACTTAAGACCACACAGCAAAAAGTAGCGGGGCTGGGATCTAAACCCAAGCATCCTCGCTGCAGCCCAAACTCTGACCCACTCTTGGCCTCTCTAAGATCCTTGAAGCCACTTAACCACCTCCCACCTGGCAAGGTGGCTTGCTCCCCTGCCTGCCGGGGCCGCTTCCCCCAGACCTCTGCTTTCCACAGCCACTGAGGTGGCACGCGGGAGATTCACTTCCAGGTCCCAGGACCAAACACCTGACCCTCTGAATGATAAGCTTCCTCTGATCAAACAAACATCTATGTGCTGGGAACCGTCCTGGGTGCTTGATATGCagtactttattttcaaaaatgctaAGGGAtgcattattattcctatttcacaagtgaggaaactgaggcttggttAGGGGAATGTTCACTGGCTTGCCCCAGGTTTTGCCCATCCCAAAAGCATCAGAACCAGAATTCAAACTGGGGCTACCGAGTCCATGGCCTTGACCCAGGCTCAGGGCATGAATAAGAAGAGTTCACAACTGCAGAACTGCAGTTCAGAACGGCAGCTGGGCTTTTTGGGGGAATGTGAATGGTCCAGAGAAAGAACCATTTGGTGGAAGCAGAGGGATGGAGTAGTGGCTATGAGGGCTGTACCTGGGGGACAGGATTGGTTGGCATCACTTAGAATAACACTCACAGACACTTgctatgcctggcacatggctggGGCTGGGAAGATAGTGgccgaatgaatgaatgaatgatgcctGCTTTGTGCTTTGTGCCTTGAAAAAGTCTGTCCTTACGTCTGCTCACCTGGGGATCTAGAGGCAGCATGGCAGCTCCCAAGCCTGCCCACCTGCACTCTATAATCGGCCCTCCCTCCCTTGCCCCCTGGGTGGAGGGAAACTGCCCAcctggagtctggctctgtgagCCCAGCACGGTGGCAGGTGATGAGGGTGGTGTGGTGCTTGGAACCCTTGAAGCGGTCCAGCTTGGCAGTCCACagtgtgggctgggctgggcgggCGGCTGTCACATGCAGCCCCTTCTTCACCTTGATCCTGGGGAAGAAGGTATAGGCTCAGTTTGGCAAGTTGGATGCTGAAGTGTGGGCTGGATTGAAGGGGAAAGACAAGGGGCCGAAGCCCTCTGACCTCCCCGGCTCCAGTCTGAATCTCCTCTTCACCATCTTCCAACCCAGAAGGACCCCGCCTCAGTGCAGCTCACACCTTCCAGCTCTCCCCCACCCAAAGACCACTTACGCCTCCCCACTTCCCATAAGGTCAAACCTTAGCCTGGCATTCGGGGGCCTTCCAGGGTCTGGTTCGGCCTTACCTTTGGCTGTGACATCTTTCCATGCACTCTCTGCTTCAGCTACACACAAGTTCTTCCCCACACACACAGCACCCATTtgtggctccaagtctttgcccAGTCTGTGCCTTCAGTCTGCTCTGCCCTTTCTTACTTTACCTGCTGATGCTTTAAGCCACCAACAACTCACAGACCATCTCCTTTAGAAAGCTTTTCCAGTGGTGGGATGAATTTCCCCCTTACTGCACCCAGTGACCCAAGCTCCCATAGCACTGTGAACCTCCCTCAGTGCTTACACACCCACATGCCTTCTAATCCAATTCATGCCCATCCAGCTCCCTTCCCTACCACTGGGGGCCCCTTTCTGCCAGACAGGGACTGGCCCTTGCTCGTGTTTGGATCTGCAGAGTAAAGACACAGGGTTTGGCAAGCCGCAAGTGTCTAGGAAAGATCTGCTTAATAAGAGTGAGAATAGGAGGGCGTAGGAGATGGGGAGACACAGAGACGGGACACGCACAAACCCAGGCAGGGCTTGAAACGAGGTCTAGGTTTCAAAGCATGTCTGCAGACCACTCTTCAACCCTCAGGAAAGGCCTCATTACGAAGTGAACCAGTCCCAGTGCCTCACCGTAACCAAGCCCAGGACTATCCTGCCTAGAACTCAGGCTTCTCAGAATCCTAAAGCCTAAGAGATGTCTCACCCATGAATTCCTGCACTAGACTCCAAAAGCAAGTCGTACTCTGCAAGCCCTTGCCCGGTGAActgggtaggtgggtgggggcTGCTTTGGGGGAACTTATTACAGAAAAGGACACAAAGAATGAGGGCCTTCCTATGGGGAAGAGCAGGCTCTGTCCAAAGCCTAGGGACCTACGGCGAGGGTGGCAAGGAGGGAGAGCATGTAGGTGAACGTGATTGGGGCAAATATCCCTCCGGAACACTGGAGCAAGAGCCCACGCTTAGGTACTGCATTTTCCAGTCTCTAAGCCCTTTGTGGGTTCCCCTCCCTGCAGTCTTGCAGCTGCCCTGAAGCTGGACCATGTTAGCCCCATTGGATAAAGGAATCTCAGGGAGGTGCCAGGGAGAGGGGCAGCTTCCTACTTCTGACTCTAATTCCAGGGCTGTGCCCATGGTGGGCTCCTACCAGCCCAATCATGGCTTTTTACCTGGAAGGAGTTTGGTGGACACACGTTTTGCAGAGGTCAAGGATTCCAGCAAGGACCCCAAGAGGAGCAGGTACCTGTCCCTAGTCTTCCCGCAGAGGTTCCCACCCTCACCCATCCCCACGGCCTGGTGCTCACCGCAGGGTCAGGAGGCTGGCTGTGAAGTTGTGCCGAAGCAGGAGGGTAGCACTAAAGAGCTGGCCGGGCCGCACTGGCACGTCAGGCACCCGCAGAGTCACAGCCTCGTCCAGTGGTACCTCCTGGTACTGCGGGGGATCTGCTGGGCGCAGCTCCACACCCCCCACTGGGAGGGCCTGCTCCCCCGGGTCGTTCTCCTCACCCGAGCCACAGCCCCCGGGGCCCTCGGCCGCAGGCTCAAGTGTGTAGGCCAGCTCGGCCCGTGTGGTGGAGGCCTGGGAGAACCAGTGCGAGGGAAGCTCCAGCTCCACCACGCAGGCGCCCAGGGATGGCTGTGAAGACATGACAGCAGTAATTGGCATGCGGGTGGGCACAGGGCGAGGAACAGGATTCTCAGCACCCATGGCAGGAAACCCAGAGCTGGAGGGGCTCATGAAAGGGAGGCCCAGCATGAGCCGGAGACAtcgcctgggtgacatagcaaacGGGCGACATGGCTGGGGCTTCAAACCAGGTCTAGGTTTCAGAGCATGTCCGCAGACCACTCTTCAGACCTTGGGAAAGACCTTTGCGGGAACTTATTACAGAAAACGACACAAAGAATGAGGGCCTTCCTATGGGGAAGAGCAGGCTCTGTCCAAAGGTTAGGGACCTACGGCGAGGGTGGCAAGGAGGGAGAGCATGTAGGTGAACATGATTGGGGCAAATATCTCTCTCTGGGGCACTGGAGCAAGAGCCCATTACCTTGGGAAAGGTCTCATTACAAAGTAAGCCAATCCCAGTGCCTCACCCTAACCAAGCCCAGGACTATCCTGCCTAGAATCTAATCTTCTTCTCAGAATCCTAAAGCCCAAGAGATGCCTCTCCCATGGAGTCCTGTGCTAGACTCCAAAATAGAGGAAATagcaattataaaagtaatactaaTAATGCAAACACACTGGCTGAGTGATTACTCTGCCATAAGCTATCCTTCCATTCATCTCACTTACTCCTTCCTCCAACTCCAGATAAGGTAGGAATTGTTATCACCCCAttcttcagatgaggaaactgaatctcagagagatgaagttacttgctcaaagtcacaccaAGGACTGAACTCCCTCTGGGGCCCTAAATAACCTTTTCACAGCACTGAAAGCAGTGGGGGCAGAAATGGAGTTGGTGGTCCACAACCCCCGCGCTTCCCAAGAGTGGGGGCTTCCTCTCTGTGGTGGGCCCACCACCTGGCTGAGGCAGCTGCAGCAGGACCAGCCTAGGTGGGGCCTGTCTACTCACCTGGAAGCGGCAGGCTTGGTGAGCAGTGCCTGCAGGGTGTGTGGCATGGAGCCGGGCACAGGGCAGGCTGCCAGACCCTGGTGGCCAATCCTGCCCTTTGAGGTGGAAGAGAACCCGGGCATGGGGCTCCGCTGGAGTCACAGCCGCTTCCACTGACACGGCCCGCACGTCCCATGGGACTGGCCGTTGGTGGGGCTCAGTGACTCGAGGAGGGACCACCTGGAGGGAGAATGAGAGGGCTTAACAAAAGAGGAGGTTGCAGGGGAAGATCTAGGAAGATGGGATCCCAGCTTGGCAGAAGAGAACCTTTGTGGGCTTCAGTTTCCCCCTCTGGACTATGAGGAGCAcagcaggggctggggaaggctcCCAAGCCATACCCAGCAGAACTCAGGCCCTGAGTCCTGTTAGCCTGAGATTCCCTGGTGCCCCCTCCTTACCTGCTGAGTGGCAAAAGGCGGGTAGGAGGCCCGGAGAAGtggctgggccctgggccagggCTGCAGGAGCAGAAAAGTCTCAGATCGAGAGCTCAGAGAGGAGTTGGCAGGTGGGTAGTGGCCCACCTGCTGCACACGGAAGTGCTCAGGGGCGTCTAGGAGCTCCAGGGCTGCTGGCAGGTAGACAGGGTCCAGGGGAGCCTGGCCACAGTCCACTGAAGAGGGATAAGAGGGAGAGATGGCAACAGCTTCAGAGCTGGCAGAGGCTAACCTGAGCGCCATGCTGGGCACAGTAGTtgtgggcaggggagggagaaaagggcTGTAAATGTCCCTTCCCCTCTCACCACCATTTCACAGATGACGTCACTGAGGCTTAAAGAGCCTCACGCAGGTAGCATGTagcaaagccaggattcaaatctgaGTCCAGGACTGGACACTTCCCAGCCATTCCTTCTACTTTCCACAGACCTTGGCTTTCTTCTCTCCAACAGCCTTCTCAATGTCTGCTTTTCTCCAGCTCCTGCCCTCTATCTACTCGCCTCTGACACCAAGGCACTTCTGGGCTACAACTATCCCCAGACTGGGCCAGTGTGGTAAAAGATGGTAATGAAGTGAGCTTTCTCTGCCCTGAATCCTTGGCCAGGCTTTGCTGGGCATCTACTCCTCCTCCCCCATCATTGCCATGGCAACCTGAAGCATCTTTCCAAGCTTGCTCCCTTCTTCCCTGAACCGACTGGTATTGAGTGCAAGTGTGGGATGGGCAGGTGCGGAAGGTGCTGAAGAGATCTGTGAAGGCACTTGCTTgccctgggggtggggtggagaccATGAGCCTGGGGCGACTGTCAAAATAATCAATCATCAGAAGGACAAAGGACCACTAAGGCCATATTTGTTTGCCCTAACTATGagcactaataataataattagcatttTGTGAATGCTATATGCAGGTGAGAATTTAAATACTATATGTGTATGAACTATTTGAGTCTTTGTAATAATTCTGTGAGCCAGGTTCTATTATGATGAATCCCATTTTGTGGATGTAGAAAATGAGGTGGAGAGGTTAGGGAACTTGCCTGTGGTTCCACAGCTGGAGAGTGAAGGAGCTAGGAGTTCATCCCAGGCATTAGCCACTAGACCATCCGGCCTCTCTACCTGCCACCTCTCTCTCCACTCTTCACTGCCACGGTGCACCCTGCAGGCTTCATGCCCTGGAGCACACCTCCTCTCCTCTGCTCTGCCTGGGGGCACCTCCCTCCTCATTCAGGGCCATGAGTGAATACGGCCTCCTTCTGAAGGAAGCCCTCCTTGGTTACTCGCCTTCCCACCAGTCTCCTGTCTTTTGCAACGCTGGGTGCCTCCTCTGAATTAGTAATCTTCCTATCAACCAGGGACCTTGTCGTGCTCATCCTGGAATTCCTCCAAACTAGGAAGCTCTCCCTAGAGAGGATTTCCTGGGAGCCTGGAGACCTGAACTTAAATTGATGAACCTTGGGTCAGGCATTAACATTTTGAAGcctgtttcctcacttgtaaaacgGGCAGAAGCATTAGGTGACACTGTGGACAGGACAGGGCTGTGTAAACTGTGGAGTGCTGTCTGGAGGGGGGAGGCATTATTGCTGCTGCGTAATGGATTTGACAAGGTTTTCCTCCTCTCTCTAGTAGgactcccaccgggtccctcggGCTGGGGAGCAGGTGGCTGAAAGCAACCCCACAGCTAGCTCCGTCTCAGCCCCACAGCTGGactgtgggtgggggtgggggaattgGTTTCAACCTCCTTCCTGGCCCTCCCCACCAAGGAGCATATAACTGAGAGGctctccctgccccctgccccctgccccaagCGTAACAGGTGACTACTGCTCCCTAGGGGCAGCCACTGGCTTCAGATTTGCCTCCTACTCCATTGCCTCCGTAATTACAAGATGCTCTTAGCCTGACTCCCACGGACTCCCATCACCCAGCGCTCGGCTCTCTCggtggggaggagggcagagaaTGTTTCACTGTCCCCCTGGTCTTCTGTGGCATCCTTTGCCTTGCAGCCACAGCCCAGCTAGCTCAGGTCAAGGGAGTCCGACCCCCACCCAGAAGAACAGGGAAGTTGCTGCCCTTTCCCCCAGTGACAGGAATCCTCCCAAGGGCCCTGGAAGGCAAGGATGCGGCCATCCCTGGAGACGCCAAAGTCAGGGAGCCCCTGGAGGAAGGCGGAGGGAGAGCTTGCGTATCTTGCAGGTCCCAAGCAAAGGGGCTGCTTTCCACTCCCGAGGGGGGTGGGTTGGTGTTGGCGGAAGGAGGCTAGGAGGGTGCAGCGCTACAGACCACAGATGAGGGAGTGGGGATGACGTTAGTGCGCCCGGGACCGGGGCCACTGGGTTCGATGCCCGGGCTGAGGGGCCCCTCGCAGAAGGTGTGGGACAGGGAAGCTCCTGCGCCGGGCTGCCCCGGGTCGCCGCGGGTCAGGAAGGAGTTGCCGGGTCGTGCAAGGTGAAGGAAACCTTAGGGGCGAGCGGCTGGGGAAAGGTTCCCGAGGGCAAGACCTCTCCGACCTT
Above is a genomic segment from Chlorocebus sabaeus isolate Y175 chromosome 1, mChlSab1.0.hap1, whole genome shotgun sequence containing:
- the TMEM132A gene encoding transmembrane protein 132A, whose protein sequence is MCSLMAGRAAAAPRGPYGPLLCLLVALAVDVVRVDCGQAPLDPVYLPAALELLDAPEHFRVQQVGHYPPANSSLSSRSETFLLLQPWPRAQPLLRASYPPFATQQVVPPRVTEPHQRPVPWDVRAVSVEAAVTPAEPHARVLFHLKGQDWPPGSGSLPCARLHATHPAGTAHQACRFQPSLGACVVELELPSHWFSQASTTRAELAYTLEPAAEGPGGCGSGEENDPGEQALPVGGVELRPADPPQYQEVPLDEAVTLRVPDVPVRPGQLFSATLLLRHNFTASLLTLRIKVKKGLHVTAARPAQPTLWTAKLDRFKGSKHHTTLITCHRAGLTEPDSSPLELFEFLWVDFVVENSTGGGVAVTRPVTWQLEYPGQAPEAEKDKMVWEILVSERDIRALIPLAKAEELVNTAPLTGVPQHVPVRLVTVDGGGALVEVTEHVGCESANTQVLQVSEACDAVFVAGKESRGARGVRVDFWWRRLRASLRLTVWAPLLPLRIELTDTTLEQVRGWRVPSSAEGPAEPAAEAADETERRARGCHLQYQRAGVRFLAPFAAHPLDGGRRLTHLLGPNWLLDVSHLVAPHARVLDPRVASLEGGRVLVGREPGVTSIEVRSPLSDSILGEQALAVTDDKVSVLELRVQPVMGISLTLSRGTAHPGEVTATCWAQSALPAPKQEVALSLWLSFSDHTVAPAELYDRHDLGLSVSAEEPGAILPAEEQGTQLGVVVSGAGTEGLPLHVALHPPEPCRRGRHRVPLASGTAWLGLPPASTPAPALPSSPAWSPPATEATMGGERQAAGSVGDNIGVRGKFERAEEEARKEDTKAREEEEEEEEEMVPAPQRVTDLELGMYALLGIFCVAIVVFLVNGVVFVLRYQRKEPPDSATDPTSPPPHNWVWLGTDQEELSRQLDRQSPGLPKGEGGCPCESGGGGEAPTLAPGPPGGTTSSSSTLARKEAGGRRKRVEFVTFAPAPPAQPPEEPVGAPAVQSILVAGEEDIRWVCEDMGLKDPEELRNYMERIRGSS